AGAGCTAGAGCGCACCCATCCAGAACTGCTCGCCGAAAACTCCGAGTTCATGCAGTGCTGGAAAACCCCAGAGTCCGCTGGCGATCGCTCGAGTCAGGAGAACCTCAATACCGTTGACTCGGACACCGAACTTCCGAAAACCAAAATCTTATCCATTCCTTATTTCAGTCAACTGAATAATGAAATGAATCCTCACGGGTCGTGTAACGTGACCAGCGTGGCCATGTGCTTGACCTATTTAGGCTATCAACATCACCGTTCCGGCCAGCTCGAAGACGAACTCTATCAATATTGCCTCAGTCAAGGATTGTCGCGCCACTCCCCTTGGGATTTGCAAGAGTTAATCGGCCGCTACGGCTATAAAGATGATTTCCAAGACAAAGCCAAATGGGCTGATGTGAAAACCTGGCTCGCGGACGGCAACCCCTGTATCGCCCATGGCTGGTTTACCCGCTCCGGTCATATTGTCACCCTCACTGGCTATAACGAAAAAGGATGGGTGGTTCACGATCCGTATGGCGAGTGGTTTTCCTGGGGATACGACACCAGCGTTAGCGGCAAAAACTTAACCTATTCCTATGGCATGATGCGCCAAATCTGCGGCACCGATGGCGATTTGTGGATTCACTATGTCTCCAAGCCATAGTCCAAATCCATAGCATTTTTATTGGATTCGCAACCCTCCCGTGGGAGAAGGGGCTGGAGGAAGAGAGCAAGCGATCGCATTGAAAAGGCTGTATAGACAGAAAACACAAATCCTTCTAAGCTAGATGGGCACTCCAACCCACCCAAACACAACCCATTCATTATTAATTATTAACTATTAATTGTTAATTAAGATCGCCATGCCCTATCAACACGAACCCGCAGAACACATCAAACAACAGTTTTTCTATCAAGGACGCAAGTTTAGTTTTGATGGCTCGACCCTGCGCCTTCCCAACGGAGTGGTGGGAAATTGGGAATGCATTCGCCATCCCGGAGGCGCTCTGGCCGTCCCGGTGACTCCCAACGGAAAATTAGTCTTAGTCCGTCAATATCGGTTTGCCGCTCAAGGACGACTGTTGGAGTTTCCTGCCGGAACTGTCGAACCCCACGAAGATCCTGCCGAAACGATTAAACGGGAAATTGAAGAAGAAACCGGATATCGTGCAGGTCAATGGCGCAAGCTAGGTCAGTTTTTTCTCGCACCCGGCTATTCTGATGAAATTATTTATGCCTTTTTAGCGCAAGATTTGGAAGAATTGCCTAATCCTCCCGCCCAAGATGAGGATGAAGATATCGAAACGGTGTTGATGACTCCGATGGAGTTAGAACAAGCGATTTTAGATGGGGAGCCTGTTGACGCGAAGTCTATTTCTGCTTTGGTGTTGGCTCGCCCGTTCTTGTCCGAGTAACTCGATCGCTGTAACCCTCTTTTGTCACTGTCGCCGGAGCAAATTTTAGAATGCTCGTAAAGAGGGTTAACTTGGAGTACTATTCCCACTCAATGGTTCCAGGAGGTTTGGAGGTAATGTCGTATACCACTCGATTCACTCCCTTCACTTCATTTACAATCCGATTAGAAATGGTTTCTAATAAGTCGTAAGGGACTCGCGACCAATCTGCGGTCATGCCATCTTCGCTGGTAATCAGGCGCAACACGATGGGATGAGCGTAGGTGCGTTTGTCTCCCATGACTCCGACGCTGCGAATGGGGAGCAGAACGGCAAAGGCTTGCCAGAAATCGTGATACATTCCTTGCTGGCGGATTTCGTCGCGCACTACGAAGTCGGCATCGCGGAGGATGTTCAGGCGCTCTGCGGTTACTTCGCCGATAATACGGATGGCTAAACCGGGGCCGGGGAAGGGATGGCGTTTGACGATTTCTTCGGGGAGTCCGATGGAGCGTCCGAGGTTGCGCACTTCGTCTTTGAAGAGTTTGCGCAGGGGTTCGATGAGTTTGAACTGCAAGTCTTTTGGCAGTCCGCCTACGTTGTGATGGCTTTTGATTTTGACGGCGACGCGCTCCCCAGTTTTCGGGTCAACGTTGGTATCGGCAGATTCGATAACGTCGGGATAGAGGGTTCCTTGGGCGAGATAGTCAAAGGGACCGAGTCGTTTCGACTGTTCTTCAAAAACATGGATAAATTCGTGACCGATGCGCTTCCGTTTTACTTCCGGATCGGTGACTCCTTCGATCGCTTTTAGGAACCGATCGCGGGCTTCGATGTATTCTACGTTAATATGGAATTTGCCGGCAAACATTTCCACCAGGGCTTCTGGTTCTCCTTTGCGCATGAATCCTTGGTCGATAAACATGCAGGTGAGCTGGTCGCCAATGGCTTGATGGAGTAAGAAAGCGAGGGTGGAGGAATCTACACCACCGGATAAGGCGAGCAGGACGCGGCGATCGCCTACTTTGGCGCGAATCTCGCGGATGGATTCTTCGACAAATGCTTCTGTCGTCCAGGTGGGTTCGGCTTCGCAAATGTGGTAGACAAAGTTGCGAATTAGGGCTAAACCGCCGACGGAATGCACGACTTCCGGATGGAATTGCACGCCGTAGAGCTTTTTCTCGTTATTGGCGATCGCCGCACATGGGGTATTATTGGTATGAGCCAGAATATCGAATCCTGGAGGCAGTTGCAGACAAGAATCTCCATGACTCATCCACATGGTGGTTCCATTATCGACATTGGTGAGTAAATCTGTGGGGTCGTCGATAAATAGCTCCGCTTTTCCATATTCGCCGCGCTCGGCTTTTTCGACATTTCCTCCCAACTGTTGCACCATCAGTTGCATTCCATAGCAAACGCCGAGGATGGGTATTCCCAGATGAAATAATTGCGGATCGCAAACGG
This is a stretch of genomic DNA from Roseofilum casamattae BLCC-M143. It encodes these proteins:
- a CDS encoding NUDIX hydrolase yields the protein MPYQHEPAEHIKQQFFYQGRKFSFDGSTLRLPNGVVGNWECIRHPGGALAVPVTPNGKLVLVRQYRFAAQGRLLEFPAGTVEPHEDPAETIKREIEEETGYRAGQWRKLGQFFLAPGYSDEIIYAFLAQDLEELPNPPAQDEDEDIETVLMTPMELEQAILDGEPVDAKSISALVLARPFLSE
- a CDS encoding C39 family peptidase; translation: MSISLVNIAKYYEGEPHQDMAIAILQQELERTHPELLAENSEFMQCWKTPESAGDRSSQENLNTVDSDTELPKTKILSIPYFSQLNNEMNPHGSCNVTSVAMCLTYLGYQHHRSGQLEDELYQYCLSQGLSRHSPWDLQELIGRYGYKDDFQDKAKWADVKTWLADGNPCIAHGWFTRSGHIVTLTGYNEKGWVVHDPYGEWFSWGYDTSVSGKNLTYSYGMMRQICGTDGDLWIHYVSKP
- the guaA gene encoding glutamine-hydrolyzing GMP synthase, which produces MVQTQSSPPTTPLWDINRQTIVILDFGSQYSELIARRIRETQVYSEVLSYRTSVDHIKTLNPKGIILSGGPSSVYDDRAPVCDPQLFHLGIPILGVCYGMQLMVQQLGGNVEKAERGEYGKAELFIDDPTDLLTNVDNGTTMWMSHGDSCLQLPPGFDILAHTNNTPCAAIANNEKKLYGVQFHPEVVHSVGGLALIRNFVYHICEAEPTWTTEAFVEESIREIRAKVGDRRVLLALSGGVDSSTLAFLLHQAIGDQLTCMFIDQGFMRKGEPEALVEMFAGKFHINVEYIEARDRFLKAIEGVTDPEVKRKRIGHEFIHVFEEQSKRLGPFDYLAQGTLYPDVIESADTNVDPKTGERVAVKIKSHHNVGGLPKDLQFKLIEPLRKLFKDEVRNLGRSIGLPEEIVKRHPFPGPGLAIRIIGEVTAERLNILRDADFVVRDEIRQQGMYHDFWQAFAVLLPIRSVGVMGDKRTYAHPIVLRLITSEDGMTADWSRVPYDLLETISNRIVNEVKGVNRVVYDITSKPPGTIEWE